The Candidatus Mesenet endosymbiont of Agriotes lineatus region CACGTCGCTTTGTAATACTAGTCAATAAACTAGATGCACAAAAATTAGACGAAGAAATTAAAGGCCCAAATATTAACGCATCAAAAAAAGCAATAGAGGGTTTTCTTAGAAAAACAAAAAAAAACATAGATGAATTGTTAGTGCGTGAGATTAAGAATGAAAAGTTCTATTTTGCTTGCAATATCAATACTCAAATAAATTTAGAAGAGTTTTTTAAAAAAGTTTTAGAAGAGATGTTAAAAGGTTTTCCTTGGCCTAAATCAATGCGTTGGGGAAATGTGAAAGAGAGGTGGATAAGACCAATACAAAGCATGTTATGTATTTTAGATGATAAAGTAATACCTGTTATATTTGCAGATGTTGTAGCTTCTAATGTTACTTTTGGACACCGGTTTCTCTCAACAAAGAAATTTAATGTAAGTAAAACAGATGATTATTTAAATTTCTTAGATGAAAATTATGTAATACTAGATCAAAATAAAAGAAAAGAATATATACTCAAGCAAATCCGTAAATTTGAAATTGATAATAAATTACAGCTTGAAGCAAATGAAAAATTATTAGATGAGCTAAATGGTTTAGTAGAATACCCAATTGTTCTATTTGGTAAAGTTGGTGATTTTGATTTACCTATAAAAGTAATATCAAGCGTAATATGTAGTCAACAGAAATACCTTATACTTAGCCGCTGTCAAGATAATGAGAAAAAGATATCTTATTTTGCAACCGTGGTGAGTGTTATAAATGATCAAGTGATACAGGGTTACGAAAAAGTATTATCAGCAAGGCTGACTGACGCTCAATTTTTTGTAAATCAAGATAAAAAATATAATCTTGATTACTATAGCAATAAGTTAAACTTAATATCATTTCATGATCATTTGGGGAGTGTTGCAGAAAAGGTAAAGCGTATTACTGCGCTAGCTAAGTACATTGCAATATGGGTACCTCTTGCTTCTTTATTAAAAGTTGAATGGGCAGCAATGCTTGCAAAAGCAGATCTAGCAACATCTATGGTAAGGGAATTCCCAGAGTTGCAAGGAGTAATGGGTGGGTATTATGCCAGTTGTTTTAATGAAGACAAAGAAGTAATAGATGCTATAACTAATCATTATTTGCCACTTGGTCCTAAACAGAATTGCCCTTCATCAGCCACAACAATTGCTATAGCTCTTGCGGACAAAGTGGATAATCTTATAGGGTTTGCCATAGCTGGAGAAAAGTTTTCTAGTTCTAGTGATCCTTTTGCACTGAGAAGGAACGCCATAGGTTTAATACGAATAATACTTGAAAATAATTTAAATATATCGATTAATCTACTATTAGATAAATCAGCTTCATTATACCCTAAATCTCTATTTAGCAAAAAGTTTGAAGGGCAAAAATTAAGCAAAAAACAAGCAGTAGAAATTGTATTTAGGTATTGTTTGGAGCGCTTTAAAGTTATTCTAAAAGAAACAAATATTCCTAAGAATATCATTGAATCTATTCCTATTGAGGGCAAAATAATTAATTTATTAAACATTAAGGAAAAAGCAATTATCCTTAATGACTATATTGAAACTGATAATGGAAAACGTATTTTAAGTACTTATAAGAGAATTAGTAACATGCTTAGTAAGTCCCATGCAATTTATCAGCCAAAAAAACTAAACAAGCTGATGCTGTATAGCACGAAATCATTGATAGAAAGAGAAGAAATAGCTTTATTAAAACATATAAAATCCACTTACAAAAACATGAAATGCATAAAAGATAATTTTATTGTTACACTTGATGAGCTAGCAGGATTTCATTCAATTGTAAACGATTTTATGGATAATATTCAAATTAACTGTGATTCTGAGAAGTTAAGAAGAAATAGAATAGACTTAATTATCGCTATACATCAAGTCTTTAATTTAGTAGCTGATTTTAGTAAAGTCTAAAAACACTAAACCTAAGCGTTAAAAGCGTAAGTTATATCAAAAATGCCTAAGTTGGGTAATATCAGAAGATTATGATATTAATAAACTTCATGGACGCGATACTACCTACACTAAAATTTTTAAGGTGACGTATAAAGCACACCTGAGCTAGAAATCAAGATTAATATACCTACTGGTCTTGAAAATGTAAAACAGAAGCAAAATAAAGGTTGTTGTATACTTCAGTAAATTTTATGTAAAATTATAGTAAACAAAGCAGCGCTAAGTGAAGGAATAAAGGGGAATGTTTCCTTTTTATATGTAATTCTCCACATGATGGCAGTTGTGATACCAAATATGCCAGATAGCATCAAAAAAATTGGTATTGAGTTTGGTTCAATAAATAAACCACTGGTGAAGAAGAATTTTATATCTCCCCATCCTAGTGCTTCTTTATTTAGAGCAGCAGTAAGTAAAAACCTTAAAGTCATAGAGATAAAAAATAACATGAATGCTGACAATAGATATTGAAAAATGGAGTAATAACTGCTGTACATTAGGCCAATAAACAATAATACTATCTGCATTGAATTGGGAATGATGTAAAACTCTATGTCAATTAAGGCAGCAACTAGCAAACAAACGGCAAGTGTTATAATCAGCAGGAATTTATAGGATAAGGAGAATTTATAGTAAAGTAAAATAAATATCAGCCCTACAGTAAACTCCATTATTGGATAGATAATAGGTATTTTCGTTTTGCAATATCTGCAGGCCCCATGCAAGAATAAATATGATATTAGGGGAAATAAATCAAAGGGTTTTAATTTCTGCTTACATGTAGGGCAAAATGAACGTGTTAGTATGATATCTATATTTCGTGGAAGACGGTATACAACGCAGCATATAAAACTACCAAAACTAATTCCAAGTAAAAAAAATACTATATATTCTATACAGGCTACCATCTTCTCTTATTCAATTTACATAAGTTATGTTACACAATATTTCATAATCTAAAAAAATGATTTAATTTTATGAGTGATCTTTTTAAAATAACATTGTTATAGAGAAAAATTGCTATGGATTATATAGAGCTAATAAAATCAAGGCTTTTACTTTCTAGTATCATTAGCAAAAAGGTTAAACTGACAAAAAAAGGAGCAAATTTTGTTGGCTTATGCCCGCTTCATCACGAAAGAACACCTTCTTTTACGATAAATGATAACAAGGGTTTTTATTACTGCTTTGGTTGTGGTGCAAGTGGTGATGTATTTGAGTTTGTTTGTAAAACAGAAGGTTTAAATTTTAAAGAGGCGGTAGAGTCATTAGCGCAGATGACAGGAGTACAGCTACCAGAAAAAAGATATAGCCAGGACGGCAGTAAAGATAACAATGTGACCAAAGTTTTTGATCTAGCTGCAGACTGGTTTATTCATAAACTGCATAACAATGAGTTGGCACTTGATTATTTAAGGCAGCGCAAAATCTCTCTCGATATGATTAAAAAATTCAAAATAGGCTATGCACCAAACAATGGATTAAAAGAATATTTAAGTGCTCAAGGAATAAAAGATGAGGTCATGTTAGAAGTAGGGCTTATAAATAAAAACGGTGACTATTTTAGGAACAGAATAATGTTTCCTATCTGGAATATGACAGGAAAAATTATCGCCTTTGGTGGAAGAATATTGGATGATAAGATGCAGCCTAAATATCTTAATTCCCCTGAAAGTATATTATTTAAAAAGAGAGGGAGTATCTATTCTATAAATTTTGCTTTAAATGAAATAAGAAAAAAACAACAAGTATTTATTGTTGAGGGGTATACAGATGTTATTGCATTATTTCAAGCTGGAATTACAAATGTAGTTGCACCACTTGGTACTGCCATTTCCACTTGGCACATAGAAAGTTTATGGAATATAGCACAAGAAATATTTATATGCATGGATGGGGACAATGCTGGACATACCGCTGCTTTAAGAGTTGCAAGCCTTGCTTTACCCATTTTAGAACCTGGAAAACTTTTGAAATTTGTACCCCTCCCATCTGGTTATGATCCATACGACATATGCAACAGCTATAACTATAATCCAAAAGAGATTCTTTCCTTACTTGAGAATAAAGCAAAACTACATTCTGAGTTTTTATGGGATTATGAGATAAACTCTAGTACTCTCATCACAAGCTCATCTGCACCAGAGAAATATGCGATGCTTGAGAATAGACTGATGCATTACATAAATGATATAAAAAATAGCAGCGTAAAAAAGTACTATAAAAACTTTTTCTATAACAAGATTCGTTTTTTGCAAACTAAGCAAGGGGTAAAAAGTACAAAAAATTTTAAAATGACAAAGGAGGAATGTCTATACGACAAAGTGCCAAGCTTAGTTGAGCAAGAGCAAAATCAAACAGCAATACTACGCATAGCAATTGAGTTTCCTGAAATGCTTGATGATCCTATTCTCTTCGAGCAATTTGCCGACTTTAATATGACAAACAAAGATGCTTATGAACTGCAACAACACATTATTGATATCAAAAGTAAAATTACCTATAAACTATCTAAAGAGGCTTTAATTGAAGAGGTAATGAAGTCAAAAGTAGTTAAAATTGCTCAATATATAATGGAAAAAACAAAGTTACTCCATAGTCAATTGAGTAATTATGAATCTGCTAAAGCTATTTGGTACAATATTATGTTGCTCAGAGAATTAAATATATTAAGGGAAGAGGCATTACAAGCTAGACTCAGTGGTAATCTTGGCTATCAAGATAGCCTTACAAGGCAAATAGAATCAATAGAGGCAAAGCAACGAGAAATACAGATGAATATGATTAAAAAATATAATCAATCTACAATACCCCTCTAAACCTTTACTTTCTAACAAATTTTAGTAGTTTAAATCTTCTTTTATTGAATAGTTATAACGTAAAACAGAGCAAAAGGAGACAACAAACCCCATGGTAGCACTACTAATGTAGTATAGCTTATTATATAGCAGATGTTGTGGTACTTTCCTATTGACTTTATATGTCTTATATTAAGATTGTAATTCTTTTTTAAGTATTAGATTGACAAGTTCTGGATTTGCTTTGCCTTTTGTCTCTTTCATAATCTCACCAACAAAAAAGCCAAGCAGCTTTTCCTTACCGCTTTTATATTCTAGCACTTTATCTTTATGGGATTTTAGTATATTACTAACGATTAGTGTTATTGTATTTTCATCTGCAATTTGTTTTAAGCCTTGTTCCTCAATGATTGAAGCTGCAGACTTACCAAATTCAAACATAAAATCAAACACTTGTTTAGCAATTTTACTTGAAATGGTGTTGTTAGCAATAAAGTCTAAAAGATTAGAGAGATTGTGTGCCTTAACTGGAGACTGCGTTATACTAATCCCAGATTTGTTAAGACGACCAAACAGCTCAACTGTAAGCCAAGTTACAGCAGTTTTAGGGTTGTGCTTCTTTATTAATTCTTCAAAGTAATCTGCTACCTCTTTGTCAGAGGTAATCACTTCTGCATCGTACTCACTAACACCTAATTTTTCAATATAACGTTTTTTCTTATCATTAGGAAACTCAGGTAAGGTCAGCATGATAGAATCGACAGTCTTTTGAGTAATTGTAACTGGTAGTAAATCAGGTTCAGGAAAATAGCGATAATCAAGAGCATTTTCTTTACTGCGCATGACTTTTGTTTTACCCAAGCTGGTATCAAATAACATAGTATCTTGATTTATCTTTTCTCCATTCTCTAAGATTTTAATTTGTCTGTGCGCTTCATACTCAATTGCTTGCATAACATAACGTATTGAGTTTAGATTCTTTATTTCACAACGTATGCCAAATTCCTCGCTACCTAAAGGACGAACAGAAACGTTTGCATCGCAGCGTAACGACCCTTTTTCCATATCACCATCACAGGTGCCAGCGTAACGCAAAATCAATCTTAATTTTTTTATATACTCCGCAGCTTCTTTAGGAGATCTAATATCCGGCTGAGAGACTATTTCCATAAGTGCAACACCAGCACGATTTAAATCTATATATGTTTTATCTTCATGAATGCTTTTTCCCGCATCTTGCTCTAAGTGAATCCTCGCAATTCTAATCTCTTTATTACTTTCAGTTAAAAATATTTTACCATTTTTAACTATTGGCTCATAAAATTGAGTTATCTGATACCCTTGTGGCAGATCAGGATAAAAATAGTTTTTCCTATCAAAAAAAGAGTTTAAATTTATTTCTCCAGATAAAGCAAGACCACTACGAATAGCCTGTTCTACGCAGTAATAATTAAGCACTGGCATAGTTCCTGGCATTGCAGCATCTATCAGTGAAACTTGAGAGTTAGGTTCTGCCCCAAATCCAGTTGATGAGCTAGAAAATAATTTAGCATTTGAAGAGACTTGAGCATGTACTTCAAGCCCAATAACCATCTCCCATTTACAATCTTTTCCCTCAATAATTCCCATGAATAATTAAAAAACAAGTAAGTTACTTATGATAAATCAAATTTTGATAAATAAAACATCCTTTTTTGAATTTATGACAGTTTTGGTAGAAATATTGATACTTTTTTGTTAAAGAGATTGACCATTTTAAACACCTAACTCACATCATTAGTGCTTGGAATACAAAAAAAACCTAGCCTTGAGGAGAAGGAGAGGTTGTAATAGTAGCATATGCAACAGTGCATATTCTAAACCATGGAAATTAGATCTAAATTGTCTCAAGCAAAATAGCTATTGAATCATATTTTTTATACCAATCTTGATTTGCTAGAATTAACCTACTACTATCAAATTAGTTATATTAATTACTGGGGGATATACGTGTGCACATTAACACCTCTGAAGAGAATAGCAAAAAGCTTTTATCTCTTACTAAATACCTTGCAGATCATGGTCAAAATTATTTAACACACTCTGACAAATCAAGTGCTGCAAAAAAAATTAGTTAGCGCCTTCTTACTTGTCCCTGTCATTATTCCTACTGGGCTGACCATTTCATTATACGCTTGCACCTATTTTTTTATAAATGCTGTAAGTTCTAAGCCTGATGACTCAAAGCTATCCAAACTGATAAAAGGTCTATTAAAGCTACCAATATATGTTGCTGCTACTGTAATTTTAATTCCATGTATTATATTAAATTTAGTGATTTCTTTAATACCATTTTTCATTTTCTTAGCTATTAATAAAAATATCGCAAATGATAAGAAAAATAGTGTAATAGAAGCAGATAGTGATGGTAAATATAATAAGCTTATTGAAGAAGAATCTGCAAAATTAATTCACGGTGAGCATGATCAATCAACAGAAGAACACGAAGATAACCAAGCATTAATAAATAATCATGAGCATTCACAAGTTGTACAAGTAATATCTCGAAATACAGGTAGTGAGGAAAATGTGGATCAAACTACTGTAATAAGTGGGATAAATGATCAAAATGTAAAAGATGGTAAAGCAATAGTACGAGTTATTGGCAATGACAAAAGTGTTATCATGAAAGGCATTATTACAGGGAATATGCATAGTCGTTCGGAAGCTACTGCATCAGCATTTGATTTTGGATGCCAGATTGTTCCAGATGGTTTGGATTTTCAACTTGGTTATAAAATGCGTACTGGGGTTACTCAAGTAGAAGCAACCGGAAAATTAATGCAAGATGAGCAAGTACGAACCATGTTATCTGGTAATGCTGGGATATTATTGGTAAAACAGTGTAATTCTAATCGCGCATCAATAGAAGAAGTTTAAAATATGAATTGAAGTTCTATATGGAAGATTTTAGGTTATAATCTGTCAACTTTTATATTATTACGAATGAAGTAATATAGAAATATATCAATACAATAAGAATTCACAGTGGTGATTAATTTTCAATTGATTAAACTATCTTCTTGTAGAAGATGGTTGTTGGGTTTATATGTAAGTTATGTTATCAAACTTAGATATAAAACAAAAACGTAGCGCAAAAAATGCATTGTGGGAAGTGCATGAGGTAAGCACACGCGATACCACAGCGCTGGTGCAAAAGTTTAACCTACCTGAAATCTTAGCTAGAGTTATGGCTGCACGTGGCATAACTCTAGGTGCAGCCCATGATTTCCTCCATCCATTTCTTAGATCATCTCTGCCTGATCCATTTCACCTACTGGATATGAATAAAGCAATAAATAGAATTGAAACTGCAATATATAATAATGAAAACATTGTTATATTTGGTGACTATGACGTTGATGGAGCAACTTCATCTGCTCTAATAAAAAGATATCTAGCGGCAGTAGGTGTAGATACTATAATTTATATTCCTGACCGTATTGAGGAAGGATATGGTCCAAATATCGATGCTTTGCTAAAATTAAGAAAAAATGGTACACACCTCTGTATTACTGTTGATTGCGGCACAGTTGCTCATGAGCCAATTGTTGCTGCTAAAAACGCAGGACTTGATATTATAGTTATCGATCATCACCTAAGTACTGAAAAATTACCGGATGCTGTAGCGGTTATAAATCCCAATCGCATTGATGAGGATTCTCCATACAATTATCTTGCTGCAGTTGGAGTTGCTTTTTTATTCATTGTAGCTCTCAATAAAACATTACGTAATAAAGGCTTCTTTTCTAAGATTGCAGAACCAGATTTAATGCAACTGCTGGATTTAGTTGCGCTTGGTACAGTTTGCGATGTAATGCCAATTATAGGGCTAAACAGAGCTCTGGTTCATCAAGGTCTTAAGATAATGTCTATGAGAAAAAATATGGGACTACGCACGTTGTCTGATGTTTTGGAAATTACCGAGCGACCAAGTGCTTACCAGCTAGGATTTATAATTGGTCCACATATCAATGCCGGTGGCAGAATAGGGCAGTCGTATCTTGGAGCACATCTTTTATCAACGGACAATAGTAATGAAGCTTATGACTTATCTCTAAAACTTAAAATTTTGAATGAAGAGAGAAAGACGTTAGAGAATGAAGCTACGAAAGAAGCATTAATACAGGCTGAGGCACTCGTAAATTCTGGGGCAAATTTTATAATGGTAACTGGTAATTGGCATATAGGCATAATAGGAATTATAGCTGGAAGACTTAAGGATCAATTTTACCTGCCAACTATAGTAATATCTATGAGTCATGAAATGGGTAAAGCAAGCGCAAGGTCAATTTCTGGAGTTGACATAGGTGCAGCTATATTTTCAGCAAAACTTGAAGATTTAATTACCGAAGGTGGTGGCCACCACATGGCAGGTGGTTTTTCAGTAAAAAAAGATAAAATCGATAAGCTGCATAATTTTTTCCAAAGTAAGTTTGTAAATTCTACAGGCAATAAAACTATAAAAGCAGATGGAGTAATAACAGTCAGCTCAATAAACATCACACTATGGAAGCAATTGCAATGCTTAGAGCCATTTGGCCCCGGTAATCCAGAACCACGTTTCATTATTCCAGGGGCAAAAATAGTAAAACCAGAAATTATAGGAGAAAATCATATAAGATGTTTTATTGCAGACGCCGATAAGACTATTAGGGCTATAGCTTTTCGTGCTGTGGGAACAGAACTTGAAAAAGCCTTAATGCAAAATAGCTTGGCGACTATCATTGGTAAGATTTCTGTCAATTACTGGCGTGGTAATGAAAATGTCCAATTTCTCATTGAAGATGCTTTAAATAATTAAAGCATCACTACAAAGTTATTTCCTTGTATTATATAAATAGACTCACTTTTTCGGCAAATTATAGAATTTAAAATTTATGTTGTACCTATTCATATTTTAAACTTCTTCTATTGATGCGCGATTAGAATTACACTGTTTTACCGATAATATCCCAGCATTCCCAGATAACATAGTCTTTACTGATTCATCTTGCATTAATTTTCCGGTTGCTTCTACTTGAGTAACCCCAGTACGCCCTTTGTAACCAAACTGCAAATCTATACCACCTTCAACAACCTGACACT contains the following coding sequences:
- the glyS gene encoding glycine--tRNA ligase subunit beta, whose product is MLPNLLFECIMEEIPPKMQNNAVIQIKNYIDSALNKGNIRCQSTYVFITARRFVILVNKLDAQKLDEEIKGPNINASKKAIEGFLRKTKKNIDELLVREIKNEKFYFACNINTQINLEEFFKKVLEEMLKGFPWPKSMRWGNVKERWIRPIQSMLCILDDKVIPVIFADVVASNVTFGHRFLSTKKFNVSKTDDYLNFLDENYVILDQNKRKEYILKQIRKFEIDNKLQLEANEKLLDELNGLVEYPIVLFGKVGDFDLPIKVISSVICSQQKYLILSRCQDNEKKISYFATVVSVINDQVIQGYEKVLSARLTDAQFFVNQDKKYNLDYYSNKLNLISFHDHLGSVAEKVKRITALAKYIAIWVPLASLLKVEWAAMLAKADLATSMVREFPELQGVMGGYYASCFNEDKEVIDAITNHYLPLGPKQNCPSSATTIAIALADKVDNLIGFAIAGEKFSSSSDPFALRRNAIGLIRIILENNLNISINLLLDKSASLYPKSLFSKKFEGQKLSKKQAVEIVFRYCLERFKVILKETNIPKNIIESIPIEGKIINLLNIKEKAIILNDYIETDNGKRILSTYKRISNMLSKSHAIYQPKKLNKLMLYSTKSLIEREEIALLKHIKSTYKNMKCIKDNFIVTLDELAGFHSIVNDFMDNIQINCDSEKLRRNRIDLIIAIHQVFNLVADFSKV
- a CDS encoding prepilin peptidase, which encodes MVACIEYIVFFLLGISFGSFICCVVYRLPRNIDIILTRSFCPTCKQKLKPFDLFPLISYLFLHGACRYCKTKIPIIYPIMEFTVGLIFILLYYKFSLSYKFLLIITLAVCLLVAALIDIEFYIIPNSMQIVLLFIGLMYSSYYSIFQYLLSAFMLFFISMTLRFLLTAALNKEALGWGDIKFFFTSGLFIEPNSIPIFLMLSGIFGITTAIMWRITYKKETFPFIPSLSAALFTIILHKIY
- the dnaG gene encoding DNA primase; the protein is MDYIELIKSRLLLSSIISKKVKLTKKGANFVGLCPLHHERTPSFTINDNKGFYYCFGCGASGDVFEFVCKTEGLNFKEAVESLAQMTGVQLPEKRYSQDGSKDNNVTKVFDLAADWFIHKLHNNELALDYLRQRKISLDMIKKFKIGYAPNNGLKEYLSAQGIKDEVMLEVGLINKNGDYFRNRIMFPIWNMTGKIIAFGGRILDDKMQPKYLNSPESILFKKRGSIYSINFALNEIRKKQQVFIVEGYTDVIALFQAGITNVVAPLGTAISTWHIESLWNIAQEIFICMDGDNAGHTAALRVASLALPILEPGKLLKFVPLPSGYDPYDICNSYNYNPKEILSLLENKAKLHSEFLWDYEINSSTLITSSSAPEKYAMLENRLMHYINDIKNSSVKKYYKNFFYNKIRFLQTKQGVKSTKNFKMTKEECLYDKVPSLVEQEQNQTAILRIAIEFPEMLDDPILFEQFADFNMTNKDAYELQQHIIDIKSKITYKLSKEALIEEVMKSKVVKIAQYIMEKTKLLHSQLSNYESAKAIWYNIMLLRELNILREEALQARLSGNLGYQDSLTRQIESIEAKQREIQMNMIKKYNQSTIPL
- the gatB gene encoding Asp-tRNA(Asn)/Glu-tRNA(Gln) amidotransferase subunit GatB, whose translation is MGIIEGKDCKWEMVIGLEVHAQVSSNAKLFSSSSTGFGAEPNSQVSLIDAAMPGTMPVLNYYCVEQAIRSGLALSGEINLNSFFDRKNYFYPDLPQGYQITQFYEPIVKNGKIFLTESNKEIRIARIHLEQDAGKSIHEDKTYIDLNRAGVALMEIVSQPDIRSPKEAAEYIKKLRLILRYAGTCDGDMEKGSLRCDANVSVRPLGSEEFGIRCEIKNLNSIRYVMQAIEYEAHRQIKILENGEKINQDTMLFDTSLGKTKVMRSKENALDYRYFPEPDLLPVTITQKTVDSIMLTLPEFPNDKKKRYIEKLGVSEYDAEVITSDKEVADYFEELIKKHNPKTAVTWLTVELFGRLNKSGISITQSPVKAHNLSNLLDFIANNTISSKIAKQVFDFMFEFGKSAASIIEEQGLKQIADENTITLIVSNILKSHKDKVLEYKSGKEKLLGFFVGEIMKETKGKANPELVNLILKKELQS
- the recJ gene encoding single-stranded-DNA-specific exonuclease RecJ; this translates as MLSNLDIKQKRSAKNALWEVHEVSTRDTTALVQKFNLPEILARVMAARGITLGAAHDFLHPFLRSSLPDPFHLLDMNKAINRIETAIYNNENIVIFGDYDVDGATSSALIKRYLAAVGVDTIIYIPDRIEEGYGPNIDALLKLRKNGTHLCITVDCGTVAHEPIVAAKNAGLDIIVIDHHLSTEKLPDAVAVINPNRIDEDSPYNYLAAVGVAFLFIVALNKTLRNKGFFSKIAEPDLMQLLDLVALGTVCDVMPIIGLNRALVHQGLKIMSMRKNMGLRTLSDVLEITERPSAYQLGFIIGPHINAGGRIGQSYLGAHLLSTDNSNEAYDLSLKLKILNEERKTLENEATKEALIQAEALVNSGANFIMVTGNWHIGIIGIIAGRLKDQFYLPTIVISMSHEMGKASARSISGVDIGAAIFSAKLEDLITEGGGHHMAGGFSVKKDKIDKLHNFFQSKFVNSTGNKTIKADGVITVSSINITLWKQLQCLEPFGPGNPEPRFIIPGAKIVKPEIIGENHIRCFIADADKTIRAIAFRAVGTELEKALMQNSLATIIGKISVNYWRGNENVQFLIEDALNN